Part of the Shewanella eurypsychrophilus genome is shown below.
TGATCGCAAAACAACCGGATCTAGGTACTTCCATTCTCGTTGCTGCCTCGGGAATTTTTGTCCTATTCCTATCGGGTATGAGCTGGGCGATTGTAGGAACATTTGTCGGCGGCATACTCGCTATGCTACCTGCACTCTGGTTCTTCTTAATGCATGATTACCAGAGAACTCGTGTTCTCACCTTGCTCGATCCTGAAAAAGACCCGCTCGGCGCAGGCTATCATATCATCCAATCTAAAATCGCAATCGGTTCTGGTGGCGCCTTTGGTAAAGGCTGGCTCGAAGGTACCCAGTCGCAACTTGAGTTTCTCCCAGAAAGACACACAGATTTCATCTTTGCAGTCATAGGCGAAGAGTTTGGATTGGTAGGGAGTATCCTGTTGTTGCTTATCTATCTATATGTGATCGGCAGAGGCCTCATCATCGCCTCTAGAGCGCAGACTAGTTTTGCCCGCTTGTTAGCTGGCAGTATTACGCTGACTTTCTTCGTCTATATTTTTGTCAATATCGGCATGGTATCAGGCCTGTTACCCGTTGTTGGTGTCCCCCTCCCTTTAATTAGTTATGGCGGCACCTCAATGATGACCCTGATGACGGGGTTCGGTATATTAATGAGCATTCATACCCATAGGCGATTTATCGACAGGTAGCCCTTGTCTACCTTTCCCCTCTGGCAATGCAATGATTGATAGAAGAGGTTTAAGCTTGTAGGCTTAAACCTTGGCATTTTTATAAGCTGGTAGTTTCTTTCACGATATTAATACCTGATTAAAGAAACTAACGTATTTTAGCCATAGCCTAATTGATTTAACCCAGCGCATTATCTAGATACAGGGAATGGAACCAGTGAATATAAAGCAAAAAATACTTGCACCTCTATTTTTCGCAGCTTTCTCCGCGACGGCAAATACATCAATTCTAATTGAAGATTCAGCAGTGGTTCCTCTAAAGACTGAATTCTTGCACACCCAACAAGAGTTAGGTTTTACAAAACAAGAAGTGGAGCAGTTTCTCGGCAAGGCCAATTACGACCAGGCTGTTATAGACGCGATGACCAAACCCTGGGAAGCTAAACCTTGGCATAAGTATCACCCAATTTTTCTGACCGATAAACGCTTAAACGCTGGCTTGGCATTTTGGAATGAGCACCAAGCAACAATAACTAAGGCCTCTGAAAAATTTGGGGTTGCTCCCGAAATCATCATCGCAATTATCGGTATAGAAACCTTTTATGGCGGCTACATGGGCAATTACCCCGTTGTCGATGCTTTATATACTTTAGGCTTCTATTACCCTCCAAGAGCTGACTTTTTCAGAAAAGAGCTAAGTAACCTTCAAACCTTAGTTAAAGAAGAGCAACTCGATATTAATAACCTCAATGGCTCTTATGCTGGCGCCATGGGCTTTGGACAATTCATACCATCAAGTTACCGCCATTATGCCGTCGACTTTGATGATGATGGACGCCGAGACTTACTCAACAACCCAGTAGATGCTATTGGCAGTGTGGCTAATTATTTCCATCAACATGGTTGGAAAGAAAATGCCCCCGTCGTATTACCTTTATCTGTAGACAGTGAGCTTCCTTCACCACTAAAGGTATGGGCTGGAGAAAAGCTGCACTATCGTGCAGCAGATATTTTGTCTCCACAAGTGTCACTTGCAAAGGCCATTGACTTAGATATTTCTCAGCCGGCTATGATTGTTGAACTTGAGCAAGAAAATGGAAACGAATATTGGCTGGGCTTAAATAACTTTTATGTGATCACACGGTATAATCGTAGCCCATTATATGCCATGGCCGTGTATCAATTCAGTCAAGAACTGAAAAACGCATCGATGATGAAAGATGATTAAATACGTTCCTTAGTCATTAGCTTAAGACTCATGATTCTAAATCAAAAGTCTTAAGCTACCTCGCTACACATTAGGCAATAAAAGAAATTTTTATGAATCACAAAATCAAATTTACACGGATAGTTACACTTTGTTTTGCTTTGCTTCTTTCAGCGTGTTCAAGCTCAGATAAGGCTAACAATAGCCGTTATGAATTAGCCAATGATAAAGCCCCCAGTAGCGCACCGGACGTATCAAAAGTTGAAGATGCCCATCCCAGATATGAGCCCTATAGCCGAGGTGGTAATAAGTCTAACTACACTGTTCTCGGCAAATCGTACCAAGTACTGGATTCAGGAAAAAACTTCAAACAAAGTGGTAATGCTTCTTGGTATGGTTCTAAATTCCATGGCCACCTGACATCAAATGGTGAAACTTATGACATGTACTCTATGTCTGCAGCACATAAGTCCCTGCCATTACCCAGTTATGTCAGAGTCACAAATAAAAAGAATGGTAAGCAGGTTATCGTCAGAGTTAATGATAGAGGGCCATTTCACGACGGTAGGATTATTGACCTTTCTTATGCTGCAGCCCATAGGTTAGACATGCTAAAAACAGGTACAGCCAGTGTCGACATTGAAGTGATCTATATTGACAGTCCAGAATCAATTGCCCTAGCAGAACTTAAAGACACTAAGCTTCACTATATTCAAGTGTTAGCATCATCGGACAAGGCAAAATTAACGACGATTTCAAAAGAACTTGAAGGTAAATATCAAATCAAGTCTCGCCTGCTACCTACTAATAATCTATATAAATTACAAATAGGCCCAATTGGCCAGCGACAAATAGCCACCAAATTAAATGAACAATTAAAGGCTGATGGGTACCCTCAGAGTTATCTGATTTCTGAATAGCCCTTCAGCATCTAAACTGCAAATTGGAGCTGATAATTATTCCGATTTACAAAAGATTAATGAACCTTCACTGAATTAGAAAGTCTTCTAGTGATATACTGCGAAGAATTTCGATTTCCGATTTAAACCAAATAAGACGTGCCTTATTGATATGAAATTTTTAAACCCACCTTTAAAAACGTTTATTCTTGCGACCACAGTCGCTTGTTCATCAGCTTTTGCTGCACCAGTCGTTACGCCTAACGCACCAACGGTCGCAGCTAAAGCCTACGTCTTAATGGATTACAACACTGGGCAGATCATCGCAGAAGAAAATGCTTACGAAAGCTTAAACCCTGCGAGTTTAACCAAAATGATGACCAGTTATGTGATTGGTCACGAAATTAAAGTGGGAAATATCTCACTTGATGACCAAGTAACTATTAGTAAGAAAGCTTGGTCTAAAAACTTTCCTGATTCATCAAAAATGTTTATCGAAGTCGGTAAACAGGTTTCTGTGGACGATTTAAACCATGGCATCATCATTCAATCAGGTAACGATGCTTGCGTCGCTATGGCTGAGCATATTGCCGGAACTGAAGATGGTTTTGTCGACTTGATGAACTCTTGGTCTAAGCAATTAGGCATGAATGACAGCTATTTTGAAAACTCTCATGGATTAGATTCAGATAATCATAAGACAACAGCTTATGACATGGCACTACTTGGCGCTGCACTCATTCGCGATGTGCCAGAAGAGTACGATGTCTACAAAAAGAAATCTTTTACCTTCAATGGCATTAAGCAATACAACCGTAACGGTTTGTTATGGGATAAAAGCATGAATGTCGACGGTATTAAAACCGGGCATACTTCTGGAGCAGGATATAACTTAGTCACTTCAGCAACAAAGGACGATATGCGTCTGGTTGCCGTTGTTATGGGGACGAGGAGCGAATCGGCTCGTAAGGCTGAGAGTAAGAAAATTCTCAATTATGGTTTCCGTTTCTTCGAAACTATCACTCCGTATAAGGCTGGTGATAGTTTTGTATCACAAAAAATTTGGTACGGTGATAAAGAGTCTGTCGACTTGGGAGTTATCACTGACACTCCAATTACGATTAATCGCGGTCAAGCTCAAAACTTACAAGCTAATTTTGAGCTCACTAAAGAGCTCACTGCTCCATTAGCAAAAGGGGAAACTGTTGGCCGCATTTACTACCAGTTAAATGGTAAAGATATTGCTCAATTCCCACTTGTCACCCTACAAGAAGTTAATGAAGGCAGCTGGTTCAGTAAATTGATGGACTACTTTAAGCAGATGTTTGCAGGCTGGTTTAGCTGAAACCCTGTTAATAAGCAAATAATGAAGCCACCTTAGGGTGGCTTCATTGTTTCCCGTCCCCCTTGAAAAAACGTATAATGAACGCCATATAGAGCCTATTACATCGGCAAGAGAACTTAGATATGTTAGATACCAAATTTGATGAATTGATGGATTTCCCCAACTCTTTTCCCTTTAAAGTCGTTGGCGATGCTAGTGAAACCTTAGCTGATAGCGTTGTAGCGGTTGTACAACAACATGTGCCTGGAGATTATATCCCAAGCACTAAAGTATCCAGTAAAGGTACTTACAACTCGATAACCATCCGGGTAACAGTTCAAAGTAAAGAACAAGTTGAAACACTATATACAGAACTTGCCGCCATTGAAGGTGTAAAGCGTGTTTTGTAATCGTTTCAAATGAGTAACTTAGAAGTGTAATACCCACTAAAGATAACTGATGCTTCTAAATCGAGCATATATCTTCAATATTACTCATAGCTGATAAATGTGATCTAGCTTACATTTATCAGCTAGAGGAGTATAATGCCGCCATTATTGTTTAAGGGGAGAGGTTGCCCTTGTCTCAAAGCACATTACACGTTAGATATCTTGGTCAGCAAGATTACGAATCCGTATGGCACGCGATGCAGGAATATACCGATACCCGTGATGAATCCAGCCCAGATCAACTTTGGATAGTTGAACACGCACCTGTTTTTACCCAAGGCCAAGCAGGCAAGAGTGAGCATATTCTCAACCCGGGTGACATCCCAGTGATACAAGTCGATCGAGGTGGTCAAGTGACTTACCACGGACCCGGTCAGCTTGTGGCTTATCCTCTTATCAATATAAAACGATTAAAAATTGGTGTCAGAAAACTTGTCACTGATATTGAAAATAGCATAGTGCAGATGCTCGAAGGTTACCAAATAAAAGCCTATGCCAAAGCAGATGCACCAGGCGTTTATGTCGATGAACGCAAAATTGCTTCGCTAGGATTAAGGATCCGTAAGGGCTGCTCTTTTCATGGATTAGCCCTTAATGTCGATATGGATATGAGCCCATTTCAGCGAATTAACCCTTGTGGTTACGCTGGCTTAGAAATGGTGCAATGCAAGCCATTAGGTGGACCAAAAACTGTCGAAGAGGCAGGAGAGCAGCTCGTCAAAACATTTAGCCACAACTTAGGCTATCAGAATCTAGTTCATCATCAAGGGTTGTCACAGTCATATGAGTAGGCCAGAAAGATTACAAGCAGGTGTAAAACTGAGAGACGCTGATAAGGTCGCTCGTATTCCTGTCAAAGTGGTTCCCTCTGAACGCGCTACGATGCTACGCAAGCCAGATTGGCTAAGAGTTAAATTGCCAGCATCTAGCCAGCGTATAGACGATATCAAAAAAGCTTTACGCAAAAATGGCCTACACTCTGTCTGCGAAGAGGCATCATGCCCAAATCTTGCAGAGTGTTTTAACCACGGTACAGCAACCTTTATGATTTTGGGTGCTATTTGTACCCGACGCTGTCCATTTTGTGACGTAGCACATGGTCGCCCACTAAAGCCTGATGCAGAAGAGCCCAAAAAACTAGCTCAAACCATCAGAGATATGAGACTTAAGTATGTGGTTATCACCTCAGTTGATCGTGACGATTTACGTGACGGTGGTGCTCAACATTTCGCGGATTGTATCCGTGAGATCCGTGTGCTAAACCCAGAGATAAAGATCGAAACCTTAGTCCCAGACTTTCGCGGTCGAATCGATGCAGCACTAGATATTCTAGCAACAGAGCCACCAGATGTATTCAACCACAACCTGGAAACGGCTCCTATGCATTATCGTAAGGCAAGACCGGGCGCCAACTACCAGTGGTCTTTAGATCTGCTAAAGAAATTTAAAGACCGCCACCCTGATATTCCGACAAAATCGGGGTTAATGATGGGCTTAGGTGAAACTAACGAAGAGATAGCACAGGTACTTAGAGACCTACGTACTCACAATGTTGAAATGCTTACTCTGGGTCAATATTTGCAACCTTCTAAATTCCACTTACCTGTTGAACGTTACGTTCCACCGGCTGAGTTTGATGAATTAAGAGTTTTTGCTGAAGAGATTGGTTTTACTCATGCAGCTTGTGGCCCAATGGTGAGATCTAGCTACCATGCAGACCTCCAAGCCCAAGGTAAAGAAGTGAAGTAATACTAATTGCTTAATTACCAATTAGTTTGACCCCAAACGAAAAAACGTGCACTGACTTATCAGCGCACGTTTTTTTAGCATTAAAGAATGGAGTTAGAGAAGGTTCAACTCCATCAAAATAGCATCCTCAACACCCTCAGCCGTCCTGTAATACCCTTTTCTACAGCCAGCCCCTACGAACCCATATTGAGAATACAGCGCTCTAGCGGCAATACTGGAAGCTCTAACTTCTAGAAACAGGGTCTCGCCGGAAGCAGAGCGAGCACGGCTTATCACAGCTTCAAGCAAACGGCGGCCAAAACCTCGGCCTTGTTGTGATGGGCATACACAGATATCCATCAGGGTGGCGTCTTCAAAAATCTGGTGCAATATGGCAAAACCACACAACTGATCATCCATTATGCCAAATACTGAATACAAATCGCCAAAACAGCTCTGTATCGTTGCAAGGCTCATTGGATGTGTATGCGCTTGAGTAGCAATTAAGGACATTTTGCCAGCATCTTCAATTTGGAGCGATACTAACTTGCCAGGTTGCTCAGTTTTCATCTGTTTTGTCATTTCCAACACTATCAATATAGCAAGATAATTCATGCCATAGTTTACGCTTATCATCAGCGCTATTAGCAAGCTGAGCTATGGGAGAGGAGCTAAATTTAGAGTCCACGCTCGGGCGTTTAAGGCGGCGCATATCCCATAACACTTGGGTATTACTTCCCGAAACAGAATCTGAAATACTACAGTGAGTTGGCAGACAATCAGCAGAGGCTAAGACTGCACCAATTAACGGATGTACCTCAAGATTAGCATCGAACTTATCAACCAAAATCGTATATGCGCTGACAACTTTATCTGCACCGATCCAGCGAGTGATCCCCATAGCATCTAGATATGCACTTTTATCCACGATTACCAACACCTTTCATCTATTAAGGTGAGTAGGATAACAGTTATCTTTGCTGGGGTTAATCGCGTGATTACAGATATATCAATATCGTAGTGTGTGAAGTATTGAAGTATTGAAGTATTGAAGTATTGAAGTATTGAAGATTTTTATACAGAGCAGAGAGTGTTATACCTACTTGCATGAAGATTAGAAAGAAGCAGCTTAAATGAGTAAACGAAATTCACTTTGCTTGAGATGCAAAAAAGCCGAGCTAATGCTCGGCTTTTTCTTAATGTGGCAGGGGTGGAGGGATTCGAACTCTCAACATCAGGATTTGGAATCCCGCGCTCTGCCAATTGGAGCTACACCCCTATAAAACTTTAATCTTACATCTAAATATTTAACAGCCCCGATACTAAATATCGTGACTCGAAATGTGTGGCAGGGGTGGAGGGATTCGAACTCTCAACATCAGGATTTGGAATCCCGCGCTCTGCCAATTGGAGCTACACCCCTACATAATTTTGAGTATTAATTCTACTCAACCTCTGTCGAGGTCTCAATCCTATAAATCTACGGATTGAATGATATATCGATAAAATCGACATTTGGCAAATTTTATTGAATGGCAATGCCTATCAATTATAACTACAACCCTGTCGACGAAACGCATTATGCGTAAACTCCACTAAAAGGTAAAGTACTTTTATGCACAAATGGTTCAACTGCAGCATTTTCATCCATAACTGATACGGGTTAACTTTTCCAAATTAAATACTCAGTCAATATAATTAATTAACTGTAATCACTGCTGCAGTCATTGATACTTCGAATGCTTTTCCCACTCGAAATTTAAAACAGTTTAACTAGCAAAGCTAAAATTCAAAGCTAATCAATCACTGACAACATACAAAGAAACTAGGCATTAAATGTAAAATAAAGCACTCTCCCTATTCACCAGCGCTTGAGTCTATTATACAGTCTGTGCTAATGAGGGTGAAAAAACTGTACTTTGGATACACTGCAGTTAACTGTGTTGTAGCTTGAGTAACTTGTGACGAAGCTGGAGGCAAGCCACATGGCCCTCCACATGGCCTTTCCTTGGCATCCATGCCATCAGAAATTTGTTATTCCTAAACATCAGATGTAGTGAATATCATGAATACATAGGTGCAATTCATGACCAAGCTGATCAACGGGCAACAGTTATGAATGACGCAAATGTCGATATTGAACGACTATATGGATATAGGAGGTACGAGGCCAAGGAGGACAAAAGTAAAATAATGCGAGCTGTTACCGAGGGCATTCATCGACCGACTCTTTATAAACCAAAGTAAGCATTGCACGTACGTGCTTAAATGGATAAGTCACCTGCATACATTGAAATTGGATAAGCAGTTTTGTAGCCTGCAACTAAGGCGCCTTCCAATGGCATAGCTTTGAATGGACATGATACTTGCCGAAGGCCGAACACATAGGGGCGAAAAAATCAGTTTTTTGGATGCGCAGCATTCAACTGTTTTGTAGCGAGAGGCGACGTAGTCGTCGAACTGAGGGGCTGACCGCCAGAGCCCCTCATTGGCATCCATGCCACTGGGGCATTTGTTAATCCTAAACATCAGATGGCGGAAATGCCCTTAATGCACGACTATATGGATATAAGGAGGTACGAGCCCAAGGATGGGTGAAGGTAGAATAATACCATTCCATCTTAATATTTAGTCATTCTTGCCCAATCCCTTCGACATAGTGACATCACTCTTTTTGTATCACTAATGAAGCTATTCCAGGCAATCGAACAGGCATCGACTATATCTTCGTATCCTTTAAAGCTGCGATTAGCCAGATGACGTTGCCGTAACCAACTCCAAACTTGCTCTACAGGATTTAGCTCTGGTGAGTACGGGGGTAATTTTATAATGCTAAGGTTGATAAACTCATCAGCTATATCATTGGTATGCCAACCAGCACCATCCATTACAACTACAGCGTGCCGACCAGGCTTAGTTCTTTTGGCTATCAGCGACAGGTGCTGACGCATAATGTCTTTACTTAAATAGGGAGCAATTATTGCCTCTGTTTCTCCTGTTTCAGGACAAACTGCACCAAAGAAATGAACATACTCAAATTGCTGCTGACGAACTGCTCTAGGGCGCGTTCCTTTTCTTGCCCATAAGCGTGTCGTGCTGTTTTGTTGTCCGAAACGAGCTTCATCCTGAAACCAAATGTCGACCCGATCGAGGCCTACACTACCAGGGATGTTAAGGATCGTTTCCAGTTGAAACTTTTTTAAAAGCCATTTGGGCCTCAGCTGATTGCTTTGGGTGCATAGAGCGACTGGTTATCCAGCTAAAGTTCAACGTATCCAGTAGCTTATAAATTGCATTCGGATGGTAATCAACATTAAATTGAAGCTGGATATATTTTAAGATCGCATCCCCTGTCAACCGACCTCCAGAGGTTCTCATGCTTTGTGCTTCTATATATTCAATTAATTGCTGCTTTTGCTTTGTAGTGAGGTAGCTATCTCGCCCTTTATTTCTTTTGGCATCCAACCCTTTGAGCCCGTAAGTAAGATATTTCGAGACCCATGCATTTACACTAGCACGGGCTACTTTAAGTCTCTTGGTCACTTCCGTTCGATTATGACCTTCTAGAAATAGAGATACTGCCAGTAATCGGATACGTTTACGGGGATCTTTTTCAGCTCTAGATAAAGCTAAGATCTCTTCTGCTGTGTAGTTTTTCAAAGCAAGGTACAAGTTATTGATGGTGACCATATTAGATCACAACTCATTACTGATTGGTATAATGCACGATTGTATGGATATAGGAGGTAGAGCATTGTCAGGAACAAATGCCGAGGAGCTATTATCGAGAGCGAAGCAGGGCGAAAATCATAAAATGATGGCTTTTAAGCGAGAGACATGGAGGTCGAACTGGCCTTTTAACAAGGATGTTATTGCCAGAGCCGAGGAGCAATTTACGCCACACTGCGTTAGCAGCTTAGGGCTGCATGTGAAGTAGGCATTGCACGTACGTGCTTAAGTAGATAAACCACCTGCCTACATTGAAGTTGGATAAGTGGTTTTGTAGCCTGTAACCAAGGCGCCTTCCAATGATCCTGCTTGGAATGGTCATGATACTTGCCGAAGGCCGAACACATGGGGGCGGAGAAGTCGCGCTTTGGATGCGTAGCATTCAGCTACTTTGTAGCGAGAGGCGACGTAGTCGTCGAACTGAGGGGGCTGACCGCTCAGCGGCGGAATAGCTTCGAAGCAGGAGCTTTTAAAACCTTAACAAAGGCGCCTGTCATGGCCAGCTATGCTAAAGCTTCGCGCTCATAAGCACATCGCTATTGCGATATTCGCCCTACTATCACATGAAATGAATCTCACTGCGTTCGGACTTTCTATTTCCCCATGCTCGAGTGGTCATCTTTCCAGGCTAAAAACGAAAAAAGCCCATTGCGTTAGCAATGGGCTTATTCGTTATTAGGCGCCTGGAAATGACCTACTCTCACATGGGGAGACCCCACACTACCATCGGCGCAATTGCGTTTCACTTCTGAGTTCGGGATGGGATCAGGTGGGGCCACAATGCTATGGTTTCCAGACTAATTTGGCAAAATTTCGAAAGCTGGCTATTCAGATGCATTAACGCGTCTAAATCGCAAAATAATTGGTCTAACTTAAATCAAATACGTATTCTTTTGTGCTTATGAAGTAATACACACACTAACTACACAAACCCATCTGGGTTGTATGGTTAAGCCTCACGAGTCATTAGTACAGGTTAGCTCAACGCCTCACAACGCTTACACACCCTGCCTATCAACGTCCTAGTCTCGAACGGCTCTTTAGAGGAATTAAATTCCTAGGGATGACTCATCTTAGGACTCGCTTCCCGCTTAGATGCTTTCAGCGGTTATCGATTCCGAACGTAGCTACCGGGCAATGCTATTGGCATAACAACCCGAACACCAGCGGTTCGTCCACTCCGGTCCTCTCGTACTAGGAGCAGCTTCCTTCAATCATCCAACGCCCACGGCAGATAGGGACCGAACTGTCTCACGACGTTCTGAACCCAGCTCGCGTACCACTTTAAATGGCGAACAGCCATACCCTTGGGACCGACTTCAGCCCCAGGATGTGATGAGCCGACATCGAGGTGCCAAACACCGCCGTCGATATGAACTCTTGGGCGGTATCAGCCTGTTATCCCCGGCGTACCTTTTATCCGTTGAGCGATGGCCCTTCCATTCAGAACCACCGGATCACTATGACCTACTTTCGTACCTGCTCGACGTGTATGTCTCGCAGTTAAGCTGGCTTATGCCATTGCACTAACCGTACGATGTCCGACCGTACTTAGCCAACCTTCGTGCTCCTCCGTTACTCTTTGGGAGGAGACCGCCCCAGTCAAACTACCCACCAGGCACTGTCCTCAACCCCGATTCAGGGGCCAGAGTTAGAACATCAAAACTACAAGGGTGGTATTTCAAGGTTGACTCCACAAAAACTAGCGTCTCTGCTTCAAAGTCTCCCACCTATCCTACACATGTAGGTTCAATGTTCAGTGCCAAGCTATAGTAAAGGTGCACGGGGTCTTTCCGTCTAGCCGCGGGTATACGGCATCTTCACCGCAATTTCAACTTCACTGAGTCTCGGCTGGAGACAGCGTGGCCGTCATTACGCCATTCGTGCAGGTCGGAACTTACCCGACAAGGAATTTCGCTACCTTAGGACCGTTATAGTTACGGCCGCCGTTTACCGGGGCTTCGATCATGAGCTTCTCCGAAGATAACCCAATCAATTAACCTTCCGGCACCGGGCAGGCGTCATACCGTATACTTCCTCTTGCGAGTTTGCACAGTACTGTGTTTTTGATAAACAGTTGCAGCCACCTGGTATCTGCGACTGCCAGCAGCTTAAGGAGCAAGTCCCATCACCGCCGGCAGCGTACCTTCTCCCGAAGTTACGGTACCATTTTGCCTAGTTCCTTCAGCCGAGTTCTCTCAAGCGCCTTGGTATTCTCTACCCAACCACCTGTGTCGGTTTGGGGTACGATTCCTACTAACCTGAAGCTTAGAAGATTTTCCTGGAAGCATGGCATCAACTACTTCATCCCCTTGGGGACTCGTCATCAACTCTCAGCTTTGCAATTTAATGCGTTCACCCGGATTTGCCTAAGTGAACAGCCTACAGCCTTAAACGCGGACAACCAACGCCGCGCTAGCCTAGCCTTCTCCGTCTCTCCATCGCAGTTAGTAGAAGTACGGGAATATTAACCCGTTTCCCATCGATTACGCCTTTCGGCCTCACCTTAGGGGTCGACTTACCCTGCCCTGATTAACATTGGACAGGAAACCTTGGTCTTTCGGCGAGGGAGTTTTTCACTCCCTTTATCGTTACTCATGTCAGCATTCGCACTTCTGATACCTCCAGCGTGGGTTACCCCTTCGCCTTCAACGGCTTACAGAACGCTCCTCTACCGCTTGCTAGTAAACTAGCAAACCCATAGCTTCGGTGTATTGCTTAGCCCCGTTAAATCTTCCGCGCAGGCCGACTCGACTAGTGAGCTATTACGCTTTCTTTAAATGATGGCTGCTTCTAAGCCAACATCCTAGCTGTCTAAGCCTTCCCACATCGTTTCCCACTTAGCAATAACTTTGGGACCTTAGCTGATGGTCTGGGTTGTTTCCCTTTTCACGACGGACGTTAGCACCCGCCGTGTGTCTCCCGTATAGTACTCATTGGTATTCGGAGTTTGCAAAGGGTTGGTAAGTCGGGATGACCCCCTAGCCTTAACAGTGCTCTACCCCCAATGGTATTCGTACGAGGCGCTACCTAAATAGCTTTCGAGGAGAACCAGATATCTCCGAGTTTGATTGGCCTTTCACCCCCAGCCACAAGTCATCACCGCATTTTTCAACATACGTGTGTTCGGTCCTCCAGTTGATGTTACTCAACCTTCAACCTGCCCATGGCTAGATCACTCGGTTTCGGGTCTACACCTTGCAACTAAACGCGCAGTTAACACTCGGTTTCCCTACGGCTCCGCTATTCGCTTAACCTTGCTACAAAATGTAAGTCGCTGACCCATTATACAAAAGGTACGCAGTCACGGTCTCAAGGACCGCTCCCACTGCTTGTACGTATACGGTTTCAGGTTCTATTTCACTCCCCTCACAGGGGTTCTTTTCGCCTTTCCCTCACGGTACTGGTTCACTATCGGTCAGTCAGGAGTATTTAGCCTTGGAGGATGGTCCCCCCATGTTCAGACAAGATGTCACGTGTCCCGTCCTACTCGTTTTCATCTATAGTTAGTTTTCATGTACGGGGCTATCACCCTGTGCCGCTGAGCTTTCCAACTCATTCCACTAACACCCTATAGACTTAAGGGCTAATCCCCGTTCGCTCGCCGCTACTAGGGGAATCTCGGTTGATTTCTTTTCCTCCGGGTACTTAGATGTTTCAGTTCCCCGGGTTTGCCTCACATACCTATGTATTCAGTATGTGATACTCACTTATGTGAGTGGGTTTCCCCATTCGGATATCGTTAGCTCAAATGCTTGTTACTAGCTCGCCAACGCTTTTCGCAAGTTACTACGTCCTTCATCGCCTCTGACTGCCAAGGCATCCACCGTATACGCTTAGTCACTTAACCATACAACCCACATAGGTCTAAACCAATGTAAATTGTATCGCAACTAATGGTGTTTACTTTCGCCAAAA
Proteins encoded:
- the lipA gene encoding lipoyl synthase, producing the protein MSRPERLQAGVKLRDADKVARIPVKVVPSERATMLRKPDWLRVKLPASSQRIDDIKKALRKNGLHSVCEEASCPNLAECFNHGTATFMILGAICTRRCPFCDVAHGRPLKPDAEEPKKLAQTIRDMRLKYVVITSVDRDDLRDGGAQHFADCIREIRVLNPEIKIETLVPDFRGRIDAALDILATEPPDVFNHNLETAPMHYRKARPGANYQWSLDLLKKFKDRHPDIPTKSGLMMGLGETNEEIAQVLRDLRTHNVEMLTLGQYLQPSKFHLPVERYVPPAEFDELRVFAEEIGFTHAACGPMVRSSYHADLQAQGKEVK
- the rimI gene encoding ribosomal protein S18-alanine N-acetyltransferase, with amino-acid sequence MTKQMKTEQPGKLVSLQIEDAGKMSLIATQAHTHPMSLATIQSCFGDLYSVFGIMDDQLCGFAILHQIFEDATLMDICVCPSQQGRGFGRRLLEAVISRARSASGETLFLEVRASSIAARALYSQYGFVGAGCRKGYYRTAEGVEDAILMELNLL
- a CDS encoding IS630 family transposase (programmed frameshift), with protein sequence MVTINNLYLALKNYTAEEILALSRAEKDPRKRIRLLAVSLFLEGHNRTEVTKRLKVARASVNAWVSKYLTYGLKGLDAKRNKGRDSYLTTKQKQQLIEYIEAQSMRTSGGRLTGDAILKYIQLQFNVDYHPNAIYKLLDTLNFSWITSRSMHPKQSAEAQMAFKKFQLETILNIPGSVGLDRVDIWFQDEARFGQQNSTTRLWARKGTRPRAVRQQQFEYVHFFGAVCPETGETEAIIAPYLSKDIMRQHLSLIAKRTKPGRHAVVVMDGAGWHTNDIADEFINLSIIKLPPYSPELNPVEQVWSWLRQRHLANRSFKGYEDIVDACSIAWNSFISDTKRVMSLCRRDWARMTKY